One part of the Bacteroidota bacterium genome encodes these proteins:
- a CDS encoding ATP-binding protein, with product MEIPFFNSLRFKISLSYIILVSISIFITIWAINNFYRLGDSVDKIIRENYLNVVAAENMVSSLELKDNALVALISNQNKKYEDNFIQAKFDFFQWVQKNNERVTKQQQQNILDSIQILHMKYEELTDTLLMFIFDPQLREIAKTYHFNEIRPINAEIKKYCFRLIEFNQQEMIELGVRTRKISNEATYAVLIASLIAVALSIFAGFRFTKSIVEPAERLTETVRNIGRGKLDLKTDIITNDEFGELSREFNKMTERLRKYDALNIEKILEEKQKAETIVENISDGIIVCNRENQIILMNDAARQLLNIEYSTGERNYADIIKDERVRNILDNPKSDNNISQPYLLFKMHDTELYIRPRISEIPLVSGEILGTVLILQDVTQFKQLDKMKSEFMATVSHEFRTPLTSINMSIDILNEGIVGKLNTEQTELIHAAKHDAERLTKLVRELLELSRLESGKLQLRHELISINDVVTDSIKPVQLPFKEKSVELKLNLQNDLPKIIGDAQQFSWVISNLINNALRYTPSGGSVEVKSSRKENNIVVQILDTGRGISTENIGKIFDKFVQVKESMESTPGSVGLGLAIAKEIVEIYGGKIWVESEIEKGSIFTFTIPLEQLEKI from the coding sequence ATGGAAATTCCTTTCTTCAACAGCCTTCGCTTCAAAATTTCATTAAGCTACATTATTCTTGTATCGATTAGTATTTTTATTACAATTTGGGCGATAAATAATTTTTACCGTCTCGGTGATTCGGTCGATAAAATCATCCGTGAAAATTATCTGAATGTTGTTGCTGCCGAAAATATGGTTAGTTCATTAGAATTAAAAGACAATGCTCTTGTCGCTTTGATTTCAAACCAAAATAAAAAATATGAAGATAATTTTATCCAAGCAAAATTTGATTTTTTTCAATGGGTGCAAAAAAATAACGAACGGGTTACTAAACAGCAACAACAGAATATTTTAGATAGTATTCAAATATTACACATGAAGTATGAAGAATTAACTGATACATTACTGATGTTTATTTTCGACCCCCAACTCAGGGAGATAGCGAAGACATACCACTTCAACGAAATTCGACCCATCAATGCAGAAATCAAAAAATATTGTTTCAGGTTGATTGAATTCAACCAGCAGGAGATGATAGAGTTGGGAGTTCGAACACGTAAAATATCGAATGAAGCAACTTATGCTGTTTTGATTGCATCGTTAATCGCAGTTGCGTTAAGTATTTTTGCGGGCTTTCGGTTTACAAAATCAATCGTAGAACCGGCAGAACGACTTACCGAAACAGTTCGCAATATCGGGAGAGGAAAGTTAGATTTAAAAACCGACATTATAACGAACGATGAATTTGGAGAATTGAGTCGCGAGTTTAATAAGATGACTGAACGACTTCGCAAATATGATGCACTGAATATTGAAAAAATATTAGAAGAAAAACAAAAAGCCGAAACGATCGTCGAGAATATTTCGGATGGCATTATTGTTTGCAATAGAGAAAATCAAATAATATTGATGAATGATGCTGCACGACAGCTTCTGAATATCGAATATTCGACAGGTGAAAGAAATTATGCGGATATTATAAAAGACGAAAGGGTGCGGAATATTTTGGACAACCCAAAATCTGACAATAATATTAGTCAACCATACTTGTTATTCAAGATGCACGATACCGAGTTATACATCCGTCCCCGTATTTCAGAGATTCCCCTTGTGAGCGGCGAAATATTGGGTACGGTTTTAATTCTCCAGGATGTTACTCAATTTAAGCAGCTCGATAAAATGAAATCGGAATTTATGGCTACTGTATCGCATGAATTCAGAACTCCACTCACATCCATCAATATGTCGATCGATATTTTGAATGAAGGAATTGTAGGGAAATTGAATACCGAACAAACCGAACTTATTCATGCTGCAAAACATGATGCTGAACGACTTACCAAGCTTGTGCGTGAATTGTTAGAACTCTCACGCCTCGAATCGGGCAAGCTGCAGTTGAGGCATGAATTAATATCGATTAACGATGTTGTTACCGATTCAATAAAACCGGTTCAACTTCCATTTAAGGAAAAATCTGTCGAATTAAAACTAAATCTACAAAACGACCTTCCGAAAATTATCGGCGATGCTCAACAGTTTAGTTGGGTAATTAGTAATTTGATTAACAACGCACTTCGTTATACTCCATCAGGCGGTTCTGTAGAAGTAAAGAGTTCAAGGAAAGAAAATAATATAGTTGTACAAATTCTTGATACAGGCCGAGGCATTTCAACCGAAAACATCGGCAAAATATTCGACAAATTTGTGCAGGTAAAAGAGAGTATGGAGAGTACTCCCGGTAGTGTCGGATTAGGTTTGGCAATCGCTAAAGAAATAGTCGAGATTTATGGCGGCAAGATATGGGTAGAAAGCGAAATTGAGAAAGGAAGTATTTTTACATTCACTATTCCATTGGAGCAATTAGAAAAAATATGA
- the radC gene encoding DNA repair protein RadC: MRDQKVVKIVGEASKYHTKIKDWPESERPREKILNNGAASLSDAELLAVLIRSGSGKITAVDVAKKMLSDFQTLNSLVARSIPELKKYKGIGNTKAVTLAAAFEFGRRVAASWDGKKFRVISPQDVADKYLPALRDTKQEVFKVLLLDSANHLLKDVEVTRGTLNSSLVHPREVFRAAITEPAAAIILLHNHPSGNPEPSADDIQITKQLVEASKIIGIPVHDHIILGGNSFVSFAERGIL, encoded by the coding sequence ATGCGAGACCAGAAAGTGGTTAAAATTGTCGGTGAAGCATCTAAGTATCACACAAAAATAAAAGATTGGCCCGAATCGGAAAGGCCCAGAGAAAAAATCCTGAATAACGGAGCCGCTTCACTTTCAGATGCTGAATTGTTAGCTGTGCTTATTAGATCGGGTTCCGGTAAAATTACAGCAGTCGATGTTGCAAAAAAAATGCTTTCCGATTTTCAAACATTAAATTCGCTTGTTGCGCGTTCGATTCCTGAATTGAAAAAATATAAAGGAATCGGGAATACTAAGGCAGTTACTTTAGCCGCAGCTTTTGAATTTGGCAGACGTGTTGCAGCTTCTTGGGATGGAAAAAAATTTCGTGTTATTTCGCCTCAAGATGTTGCCGACAAATATCTTCCTGCGCTGCGTGATACCAAACAGGAAGTGTTTAAAGTATTATTGTTGGATAGTGCAAACCACTTGCTGAAGGATGTTGAAGTTACACGAGGTACATTGAATTCGTCGCTAGTCCATCCGAGAGAAGTTTTTAGAGCAGCGATTACTGAACCAGCGGCGGCAATTATTTTGCTACATAATCACCCAAGCGGAAATCCTGAACCAAGTGCCGATGATATTCAGATTACCAAGCAATTAGTCGAAGCAAGCAAAATAATAGGAATTCCGGTGCACGACCATATCATATTAGGGGGAAATTCCTTTGTTAGCTTCGCAGAAAGGGGAATTCTGTAA
- a CDS encoding ABC transporter substrate-binding protein, producing the protein MTKRAIKIFYIILVFAITISGQQVYKFNQEAENKFDAAVKDFGNKNFLVSVSTFQNLVKLPFHQRTTAAYLMLAKNYLKLDEVQKAQNVLRELLLKYPESNYLDNSYYTLGISFIQQEKYQSAVESFCDAIVTTNDTKIQNRSYSKLIWITTNKLDVKEVDNLIEKSNSKNKRNILNLFRANKLFVAGDVKRAKLLIESVYAEVKSTKLKNIAQSIRNKIYDGFTIKIGVLVPLMKNHPLSPFREIGEDVLNGIILAAEEFNKQAEDEFKIVLDIRDTERNVTKSTIETEDLVKQKEILAIIGPVFSNIAQAVASVAQKNKVPIITPTATGNGIAAIGKYVFQPNSDFESRGKAISNFAVKNLKLINLAVVAPNEPTVRTIVEKFIAETERVGGNVVSVEWYDKGSLDLKEQFMHLRKLGCTSAVEPVVPFSAKANANNRMRILAAGVKHRLLDSLIEAGGSIPVNVLFGKNGKRVADSLGLHLVYPNVQPDSLNQSVNSIHGILFPITSADEIGMLTSQLNFYNISTQILGTSEWFDKNELDEHARYTNNSIFISEFFINDNDEQIISFVTRYKKLFKKEPSRNSYFGYDTMLLLIDQIARRGFNREELKKMLADVYKFNGLHSKIDLSRNRVNQEFHILKYIGGKITKIGEINCSDK; encoded by the coding sequence ATGACTAAACGAGCAATCAAAATATTTTATATAATTTTGGTTTTTGCAATAACCATCAGCGGGCAGCAGGTATATAAATTCAATCAAGAAGCTGAAAATAAATTCGATGCTGCTGTAAAAGATTTTGGAAATAAAAATTTCTTAGTATCAGTTTCTACTTTTCAAAATTTGGTGAAACTTCCTTTTCATCAACGGACGACTGCTGCTTACTTAATGTTGGCGAAGAACTATTTGAAACTCGACGAGGTGCAAAAAGCACAGAATGTTTTACGGGAATTGCTTCTAAAATACCCTGAAAGTAATTACCTCGACAATTCTTACTACACATTAGGAATATCTTTCATTCAGCAGGAAAAATATCAATCGGCAGTCGAATCTTTTTGTGATGCAATCGTTACGACGAATGATACTAAAATTCAAAACCGGTCGTATTCAAAACTAATTTGGATAACGACCAATAAGCTTGATGTGAAAGAAGTCGACAACCTGATAGAAAAATCTAACTCAAAAAACAAGCGAAATATCTTAAATCTTTTTCGTGCAAATAAATTATTTGTTGCTGGCGATGTGAAGAGAGCTAAATTATTAATTGAATCGGTTTATGCTGAAGTGAAATCTACAAAACTCAAAAACATTGCTCAATCAATTCGAAACAAAATATATGACGGGTTCACGATTAAGATAGGTGTGTTGGTTCCGCTTATGAAAAATCATCCACTTTCGCCGTTTCGCGAGATTGGGGAAGATGTTTTAAATGGAATTATTTTAGCTGCCGAAGAATTCAATAAGCAAGCTGAAGATGAGTTCAAAATAGTGCTTGACATCAGAGATACGGAACGCAACGTTACAAAATCGACAATTGAAACTGAAGACTTGGTAAAACAGAAAGAAATTCTTGCAATTATTGGTCCTGTCTTCAGTAACATTGCTCAAGCTGTAGCGTCCGTTGCACAAAAGAATAAAGTACCAATAATTACCCCAACAGCGACAGGTAACGGAATAGCTGCCATTGGCAAATATGTTTTTCAACCGAATTCTGATTTCGAAAGCCGTGGCAAAGCGATCTCTAATTTTGCAGTTAAAAATTTAAAGCTGATAAATTTGGCAGTCGTTGCCCCGAATGAACCAACCGTTCGCACCATCGTTGAGAAATTTATTGCCGAAACAGAAAGAGTCGGTGGTAATGTCGTATCAGTTGAATGGTACGACAAAGGAAGTTTAGATTTGAAAGAACAGTTTATGCACTTACGCAAGCTGGGTTGCACATCTGCTGTTGAACCGGTAGTTCCGTTTTCTGCAAAAGCAAATGCAAATAACCGGATGCGTATTCTTGCTGCTGGGGTAAAACATCGTTTGCTCGATTCGCTCATCGAAGCTGGCGGCAGTATTCCGGTCAATGTACTATTCGGAAAAAATGGCAAGCGGGTTGCCGATTCATTAGGATTACATCTCGTTTATCCAAACGTGCAGCCCGACAGTTTGAATCAGAGCGTAAATTCTATTCACGGTATTTTATTTCCTATCACATCTGCAGATGAGATAGGTATGCTAACATCGCAGTTGAATTTCTACAACATTAGTACACAAATTTTAGGAACAAGCGAATGGTTTGATAAAAATGAACTCGACGAACATGCAAGATATACTAATAACTCTATTTTTATATCCGAGTTTTTTATAAACGACAACGATGAACAAATTATCAGTTTTGTAACTCGTTACAAAAAGCTGTTTAAAAAAGAGCCATCGCGTAATTCGTATTTCGGGTATGATACAATGTTGCTGTTAATCGATCAGATTGCCCGCCGCGGATTCAATCGTGAAGAATTAAAAAAAATGTTAGCCGATGTTTATAAATTCAATGGATTGCATTCGAAGATTGATTTAAGTAGAAACAGAGTGAATCAGGAATTCCATATTCTGAAATATATAGGTGGGAAAATTACAAAGATTGGAGAAATAAATTGTTCTGACAAATAA
- a CDS encoding response regulator — protein MTNGKKRNILLVDDEVGFAEILRDLLMMDGYEVVLVYDGQEALDKLNDYFPDLIISDIMMPRVGGLELYHKVRQNPKYSKMPFLFISGFEDGRILKGIQDDELFGILSKPIDMEQIQKTISKILRD, from the coding sequence ATGACAAACGGAAAAAAACGAAATATTTTACTCGTTGACGATGAAGTAGGTTTTGCTGAAATCCTACGAGATTTACTTATGATGGATGGATACGAAGTCGTCCTCGTTTATGACGGTCAAGAAGCTTTGGATAAATTGAACGATTATTTTCCGGATCTCATAATATCCGACATTATGATGCCACGCGTCGGAGGGCTTGAACTGTATCACAAAGTCCGACAAAATCCAAAATACTCAAAAATGCCTTTCTTATTCATCAGTGGGTTTGAGGACGGACGCATACTTAAGGGAATACAAGATGACGAGTTGTTTGGAATTCTAAGTAAACCCATCGATATGGAACAAATTCAAAAAACAATATCAAAAATTCTTCGGGACTAA
- the mazG gene encoding nucleoside triphosphate pyrophosphohydrolase yields MKEFDKFIEIVHRLRRECPWDREQTHSSIRHSLIEETYEVLEAIDNNNLEHLRHELGDLLLHVVFHASIAEQTNEFTLKQVIDDITEKLIRRHPHVFGDTKVSGSKQVISNWEKSKLSEGRNSVIEGVPKELPALLRAHRLQDKASKVGFDWEKKEDAWKKVDEEMHELHRAIESGNQAHVEAEFGDLLFAMVNYSRFINVNPEIALRHTVEKFITRFNYIEEQLKEMGKDIHSSSLEEMDKLWEKAKIKG; encoded by the coding sequence TTGAAAGAATTTGATAAATTTATAGAGATCGTTCACCGCTTACGGCGTGAATGCCCTTGGGATCGAGAACAAACCCATTCCTCAATTCGACATAGTTTGATTGAAGAAACTTACGAAGTACTCGAAGCCATCGATAATAACAATTTAGAACATCTGCGACACGAGTTAGGCGACTTACTTTTACACGTAGTTTTTCATGCATCCATAGCTGAACAAACAAATGAATTTACACTAAAACAGGTAATAGATGACATAACTGAAAAACTGATTCGCCGTCATCCGCATGTTTTTGGCGACACAAAAGTAAGCGGCTCGAAGCAAGTAATTTCAAACTGGGAAAAATCGAAATTGAGCGAGGGAAGGAATTCGGTTATCGAAGGGGTGCCAAAAGAACTACCCGCGCTTCTGCGTGCCCACCGCTTGCAAGATAAAGCATCGAAAGTGGGATTCGATTGGGAAAAGAAAGAAGATGCCTGGAAAAAAGTCGATGAGGAAATGCACGAGTTACATAGAGCAATCGAATCAGGTAACCAAGCTCATGTTGAGGCTGAATTCGGTGATTTGTTATTTGCGATGGTAAATTATTCGCGCTTCATAAATGTAAATCCCGAAATCGCTTTACGACATACAGTAGAAAAATTTATTACACGTTTCAATTATATTGAGGAGCAACTAAAGGAGATGGGAAAAGATATTCACTCTTCTTCGTTAGAAGAGATGGATAAACTCTGGGAGAAGGCAAAAATAAAAGGGTAA
- a CDS encoding LysM peptidoglycan-binding domain-containing protein: MKTKIFLTIVVALIFLIDAPSVLAQEMTKEQWQQEMSQFTAKRNDLKSNLDKLNSDIKNLQDQSKKLDGDLAACNDELLKLLGITQAEYDAYLNELTGYESRVNELMRLSDEELLKYRDEVLKMNGRVNEMAKHKMAFIPRVNDRIKKLQDNIASLMKTLDKSKTYTVGTWAKDRDCLWNIAKKKDTYNNAWMWPKIWQGNKDKIKNPDIIKPKWVLKIPAGTELTKEEKSAANSYYKKKAEAAAPVQ, translated from the coding sequence ATGAAAACAAAAATATTTTTGACAATAGTAGTAGCATTAATTTTTTTAATTGATGCACCAAGTGTTCTTGCGCAAGAAATGACAAAAGAACAATGGCAACAAGAAATGAGTCAATTCACTGCCAAGCGAAATGACCTTAAATCAAATTTAGATAAATTAAACAGCGACATTAAAAATTTACAAGATCAATCCAAGAAGTTGGACGGAGATCTCGCAGCTTGTAATGATGAACTTCTAAAATTATTAGGAATTACTCAAGCTGAATACGATGCTTACTTGAATGAACTCACTGGTTATGAATCTCGCGTGAACGAACTAATGCGACTGTCGGACGAAGAACTTCTGAAATATCGTGACGAAGTTTTGAAGATGAACGGTCGTGTGAACGAGATGGCAAAGCATAAGATGGCATTTATCCCACGAGTAAATGATAGAATTAAAAAATTGCAAGATAATATTGCCAGCTTGATGAAAACTTTGGATAAATCGAAAACTTATACAGTCGGAACTTGGGCAAAAGACCGCGATTGCTTATGGAACATCGCTAAGAAAAAAGATACCTATAACAATGCCTGGATGTGGCCCAAAATCTGGCAAGGTAATAAGGATAAAATTAAAAACCCGGATATCATAAAACCAAAATGGGTTCTTAAAATTCCAGCCGGAACTGAGCTAACAAAAGAAGAAAAATCTGCCGCAAATTCTTACTACAAGAAAAAGGCAGAAGCAGCAGCCCCTGTACAATAA
- a CDS encoding PhoH family protein translates to MVEKKIKAEGVEMFGLLGLNDANLQLIENRFDAIIVVRGDIIILKGDEYQVEQLEKIFKELIYILSKNGSLSTNDVGTVIDLVLVNGEAALPKSITQQFPDTDFDSAVLYTRNGIIKARTQGQREYIRQIQKNDIVFAIGPAGTGKTYLAVAAAVAALKNREIMKIILARPAVEAGESLGFLPGDLKEKVDPYLRPLYDALDDMIPPEKLKSYVEKRVIEVVPLAYMRGRTLNNAFVILDEAQNATGMQMKMFLTRLGVNSKAIITGDITQIDLPSKTVSGLVQIREVLREIQGVNFCYFDRNDVVRHKLVKDIIDAYDKYHTNGKNGTDGKPEDRSK, encoded by the coding sequence TTGGTTGAAAAAAAAATAAAAGCTGAGGGTGTAGAAATGTTTGGACTTCTTGGTTTGAACGATGCTAACCTTCAGCTTATTGAAAACAGATTTGACGCTATTATCGTCGTTCGGGGAGATATTATAATTCTTAAGGGGGACGAGTATCAAGTAGAACAACTTGAAAAAATTTTTAAAGAACTAATTTATATACTAAGTAAAAACGGGAGTCTTTCTACAAACGATGTAGGGACAGTTATCGATTTAGTTTTAGTGAATGGTGAGGCAGCACTTCCTAAATCGATCACACAACAATTTCCCGACACCGACTTCGATTCTGCTGTATTATATACCCGTAATGGGATAATCAAAGCACGTACGCAAGGACAGAGAGAGTATATCCGCCAAATTCAAAAAAATGATATTGTTTTTGCTATCGGTCCGGCGGGAACAGGCAAAACTTACCTTGCAGTCGCTGCGGCTGTCGCTGCTTTGAAGAACCGTGAAATTATGAAAATCATTCTTGCCCGTCCTGCCGTAGAAGCGGGTGAGAGTTTAGGCTTTTTACCGGGAGACCTCAAGGAGAAAGTCGATCCGTACTTGCGTCCGCTTTACGACGCACTCGACGATATGATTCCACCCGAAAAATTGAAGAGTTACGTCGAGAAGCGTGTAATAGAAGTTGTACCGTTGGCTTATATGCGCGGACGAACGCTGAACAATGCTTTTGTAATCCTTGATGAAGCACAAAATGCTACAGGTATGCAGATGAAAATGTTCCTTACGCGTCTCGGTGTTAATTCAAAAGCAATCATCACTGGCGATATTACGCAAATTGACCTGCCATCGAAAACAGTTTCCGGTTTAGTGCAAATCCGGGAAGTGCTTCGGGAAATTCAAGGCGTTAATTTCTGTTATTTCGATCGTAACGATGTTGTTCGTCATAAGTTAGTTAAAGATATAATAGATGCCTATGATAAATATCATACGAATGGAAAGAACGGAACCGATGGTAAACCAGAAGACAGAAGTAAATAA